In the genome of Pseudomonas protegens, one region contains:
- a CDS encoding mechanosensitive ion channel family protein, with amino-acid sequence MFARLFALPCYVLVCLLTLLPLGSAQAVGLPGLLGNQTKAQPQAEEPLGQSLDEVIKSLENDQQRAKLLADLKKLRDATKKAQPTPEEGVLGLIGGTLSNLEKQFSGADSPVTRWSDEFDQAKEELSALMLPASQWLPIIFAFALILMVWSLLAAALIWLSHRVRLRFGLTDELPQHPKTWDLLRFALRKLGPWLIALLITVYLTYSLPSSLGKDLAMVLAYALVVGTCFSAICVVAFSVLDGPHRHRALYILRRQAFRPLWWIGSFAAFGEALSDPRMVASLGQHLAHTAATFANVMAALSTGVFILRFRRPIAHLIRNQPLSRRLTRRALSDTIEIIGTFWYLPALVLVGISLFATFVSAGDTSTALRQSLLCTVLLVLCMVINGLVRRHALKPQRGHKRHALYSERLKSFFYTLAHLAVWLAFIELGLRVWGMSLIRFTEGDGHEVSVKLFSLAGTLIFAWLIWILSDTAVHHALTRSRKGLANARAQTMMPLIRNVLFVAIFIIATIVALANMGMNVTPLLAGAGVIGLAIGFGAQSLVADLITGLFIIIEDSLAIDDYVDVGGHLGTVEGLTIRTVRLRDIDGIVHTIPFSEIKSIKNYSREFGYAIFRVAIPYNMEIDDAIKLMRDVGQKMRTDPLQRRNIWSPLEIQGVESFESGSAILRARFKTAPIKQWEVSRAFNLSLKRHLDEAGLDLATPRMSIQVITPGSAPEKQ; translated from the coding sequence GTGTTTGCTCGTCTTTTCGCCCTGCCCTGCTATGTACTTGTCTGCCTGCTGACCCTGCTGCCGCTGGGCAGCGCTCAGGCGGTGGGCCTGCCCGGCCTGCTGGGCAACCAGACCAAGGCGCAGCCCCAGGCCGAGGAACCCTTGGGGCAATCCCTGGATGAGGTGATCAAGTCCCTGGAGAACGACCAGCAGCGAGCCAAGCTGCTGGCGGACCTGAAGAAGCTGCGGGACGCCACGAAAAAAGCCCAACCCACTCCCGAAGAAGGCGTGCTCGGTCTGATCGGCGGCACCTTGTCGAACCTGGAAAAACAATTCTCCGGCGCCGACAGCCCGGTGACCCGCTGGTCCGACGAGTTCGACCAGGCCAAGGAGGAGCTTTCGGCACTGATGCTGCCGGCCAGCCAATGGCTGCCGATCATCTTTGCCTTTGCCTTGATCCTCATGGTCTGGAGCCTGTTGGCGGCGGCCTTGATCTGGCTCAGCCACCGGGTGCGCCTGCGTTTTGGCCTCACCGACGAACTGCCCCAGCACCCCAAGACCTGGGACTTGCTGCGTTTCGCCCTGCGCAAGCTCGGCCCCTGGCTGATCGCCCTGCTGATCACCGTGTACCTGACCTATTCCCTGCCCTCCTCGCTGGGCAAGGACCTGGCCATGGTCCTGGCCTACGCGCTGGTGGTGGGCACCTGCTTCTCGGCGATCTGTGTGGTGGCGTTTTCCGTGCTCGATGGCCCGCACCGTCATCGCGCGCTGTACATCCTGCGCCGCCAGGCCTTCCGCCCGCTGTGGTGGATCGGCAGCTTCGCCGCTTTCGGCGAGGCCCTGAGCGACCCGCGCATGGTGGCCAGCCTCGGCCAGCACCTGGCCCATACCGCGGCAACCTTCGCCAATGTGATGGCGGCGCTGTCCACCGGGGTGTTCATCCTGCGCTTCCGCCGGCCAATCGCCCACCTGATCCGCAACCAGCCACTGTCCCGGCGCCTAACTCGCCGGGCCCTGAGCGACACCATCGAAATCATCGGCACCTTCTGGTATCTGCCGGCCCTGGTGCTGGTGGGCATTTCACTGTTCGCCACCTTCGTTTCCGCCGGCGACACCAGCACCGCCCTGCGTCAGTCGCTGCTGTGCACCGTGCTGCTGGTGCTGTGCATGGTGATCAACGGCCTGGTGCGGCGCCACGCCCTCAAGCCGCAACGCGGACACAAACGCCATGCGCTGTATTCCGAACGACTGAAAAGCTTCTTCTATACCCTTGCCCACCTGGCGGTATGGCTGGCGTTCATCGAACTGGGCCTGCGGGTCTGGGGCATGTCGCTGATCCGCTTCACCGAAGGCGACGGCCATGAAGTCAGCGTCAAGCTGTTCAGCCTCGCCGGCACCCTGATCTTCGCCTGGCTGATCTGGATCTTGAGCGACACCGCGGTGCATCACGCCCTGACCCGCTCGCGCAAGGGCCTGGCCAATGCCCGCGCGCAAACCATGATGCCGCTGATCCGCAACGTGCTGTTCGTGGCGATCTTCATCATTGCCACCATCGTCGCCCTGGCCAACATGGGCATGAACGTCACGCCGCTGCTGGCCGGTGCCGGCGTCATCGGCCTGGCCATCGGTTTCGGCGCCCAGTCGCTGGTGGCGGACCTGATCACCGGCCTGTTCATCATCATCGAGGACTCCCTGGCCATCGACGACTACGTGGATGTCGGCGGCCACCTCGGCACCGTCGAGGGCCTGACCATCCGCACCGTGCGCCTGCGGGACATCGACGGCATCGTGCACACCATCCCGTTCAGCGAGATCAAGAGCATCAAGAACTACTCCCGGGAGTTCGGCTACGCGATCTTCCGCGTGGCGATCCCCTACAACATGGAGATCGACGACGCGATCAAGCTGATGCGCGATGTCGGCCAGAAGATGCGCACCGACCCATTGCAACGGCGCAATATCTGGTCACCGCTGGAGATTCAGGGCGTGGAAAGCTTCGAGTCCGGCAGCGCCATCCTCCGGGCCCGCTTCAAGACCGCACCGATCAAACAGTGGGAAGTGTCCCGAGCGTTCAACCTGTCCCTCAAGCGCCACCTGGACGAAGCCGGACTGGACCTGGCCACCCCGCGCATGAGCATCCAGGTGATCACCCCCGGCAGCGCCCCGGAAAAACAATGA
- a CDS encoding M18 family aminopeptidase yields the protein MREELNQGLIDFLKASPTPFHATASLVQRLEAAGYQRLDEREPWTTEANGRYYVTRNDSSIVAFKLGRHSPLQGGIRLVGAHTDSPCLRVKPQPELQRQGFWQLGVEVYGGALLAPWFDRDLSLAGRVTFRRDGKVESQLIDFKAPIAIIPNLAIHLNREANQGWAINAQNELPPILAQFAGDERVDFRAVLTDQLAREHGLNADVVLDYELSFYDTQSAAVIGLHGDFIAGARLDNLLSCYAGLQALLNADSEETCVLVCNDHEEVGSCSACGADGPMLEQTLRRLLPEGDEFVRTIQKSLLVSADNAHGVHPNYADKHDANHGPKLNAGPVIKVNSNQRYATNSETAGFFRHLCMAEEVPVQSFVVRSDMGCGSTIGPITASHLGVRTVDIGLPTFAMHSIRELCGSHDLAHLVKVLSAFYASRELP from the coding sequence ATGCGCGAAGAGTTGAACCAAGGCCTGATCGACTTCCTCAAGGCCTCCCCTACCCCTTTCCATGCCACTGCCAGCCTTGTTCAACGTCTGGAAGCGGCCGGTTATCAACGCCTCGACGAGCGCGAGCCATGGACCACCGAGGCCAACGGTCGCTACTACGTCACCCGTAACGACTCCTCCATCGTCGCCTTCAAGCTGGGGCGGCACTCGCCGTTGCAAGGCGGCATCCGCCTGGTGGGCGCGCACACCGACAGTCCGTGCCTGCGGGTCAAGCCCCAGCCGGAGCTGCAGCGCCAGGGCTTCTGGCAGCTGGGCGTGGAAGTCTATGGCGGTGCGCTGCTGGCTCCCTGGTTCGATCGTGATCTGTCCCTGGCCGGCCGCGTGACCTTCCGCCGCGACGGCAAGGTGGAAAGCCAACTGATCGATTTCAAGGCGCCGATCGCGATCATTCCCAACCTGGCCATTCACCTCAACCGCGAAGCCAATCAAGGCTGGGCGATCAATGCGCAGAATGAACTGCCGCCGATCCTGGCCCAGTTCGCTGGCGACGAGCGCGTGGATTTCCGTGCGGTACTCACCGACCAGCTGGCTCGGGAACACGGCCTGAACGCCGACGTGGTGCTGGACTACGAGTTGAGTTTCTACGACACCCAGAGCGCCGCAGTGATCGGCCTGCACGGTGATTTCATTGCCGGTGCGCGCCTGGACAACCTGCTGTCCTGCTACGCCGGACTGCAGGCCCTGTTGAACGCCGACAGCGAAGAAACCTGCGTGCTGGTGTGCAACGACCACGAAGAAGTCGGCTCCTGCTCGGCCTGCGGCGCCGACGGTCCGATGCTCGAACAGACCTTGCGCCGCCTGCTGCCCGAAGGCGACGAGTTCGTGCGCACCATCCAGAAATCGCTGCTGGTGTCCGCCGACAACGCCCACGGCGTGCACCCCAACTACGCCGACAAGCACGACGCCAACCACGGCCCGAAACTCAATGCCGGCCCCGTGATCAAGGTCAACAGCAATCAGCGTTACGCCACCAACAGCGAAACCGCCGGTTTCTTCCGTCACCTGTGCATGGCCGAAGAAGTGCCGGTGCAGAGCTTCGTGGTGCGCAGCGACATGGGCTGCGGCTCGACCATCGGCCCGATCACCGCCAGCCACCTGGGGGTACGCACCGTGGATATCGGCCTGCCGACTTTCGCCATGCATTCGATCCGCGAACTGTGCGGCAGCCATGACCTGGCCCACCTAGTGAAGGTGCTGAGCGCCTTCTACGCCAGCCGCGAACTGCCATGA
- a CDS encoding RluA family pseudouridine synthase, translating to MPLSNIHILHQDAAVLVVNKPTLLLSVPGRADDNKDCLITRLQENGYPEARIVHRLDWETSGIILLARDPDTHRELSRQFHDRETEKAYTALCWGQPELDSGSIDLPLRYDPPTKPRHVVDHEFGKHALTFWRVLERCGDWCRVELTPITGRSHQLRVHMLSIGHPLLGDGLYAHPQALAAWPRLCLHASMLSFTHPQTGERLRFECPAPF from the coding sequence ATGCCGTTGTCGAATATCCACATCCTGCATCAGGACGCCGCCGTCCTGGTGGTGAACAAACCCACCCTGCTGCTTTCAGTCCCTGGTCGCGCCGATGACAACAAGGACTGCCTGATCACCCGCCTGCAAGAAAACGGCTACCCCGAAGCTCGGATCGTCCACCGGCTGGATTGGGAAACCTCAGGCATCATTCTCCTGGCCCGGGACCCGGACACTCATCGCGAGCTGTCGCGGCAGTTTCATGACCGTGAAACCGAAAAAGCCTACACCGCCCTGTGCTGGGGCCAGCCGGAACTGGACAGCGGCAGCATCGACCTGCCCTTGCGCTATGACCCGCCAACCAAACCGCGGCACGTGGTGGATCACGAATTCGGCAAACACGCCCTGACCTTCTGGCGCGTGCTGGAGCGTTGCGGCGACTGGTGCCGGGTCGAACTGACGCCGATCACCGGACGCTCCCACCAACTGCGGGTGCATATGCTGTCCATCGGCCATCCGCTGCTGGGCGACGGCCTCTACGCCCACCCGCAAGCCCTGGCTGCCTGGCCACGCCTGTGCCTGCACGCAAGCATGCTCAGCTTCACCCACCCCCAGACCGGTGAGCGCCTGCGCTTCGAATGCCCTGCGCCGTTTTGA
- the minE gene encoding cell division topological specificity factor MinE, giving the protein MNLFDFFRASKKVSTASVAKERLQIIVAHERGQRSTPDYLPALQKELVEVIRKYVNIGSDDVHVALENQGSCSILELNITLPDR; this is encoded by the coding sequence ATGAATCTTTTTGACTTCTTTCGTGCCAGCAAAAAGGTCAGCACCGCGTCGGTAGCGAAAGAGCGTCTACAGATCATCGTGGCGCATGAACGCGGCCAGCGCAGCACCCCTGATTACTTGCCCGCCTTGCAGAAGGAACTGGTGGAAGTGATCCGCAAGTACGTCAATATCGGGTCCGACGACGTGCACGTCGCTCTGGAAAACCAGGGCAGTTGCTCGATCCTGGAACTCAATATCACCCTGCCTGATCGCTGA